Within the Acinetobacter radioresistens DSM 6976 = NBRC 102413 = CIP 103788 genome, the region ATGAATCGCCTGATTTTCTGGCCACCAGCCATGCAGAAAGGTCAGTATGACCGTTTTATTACTCATGGTTTTGTGCATGCAGATGGCGCTCATCTGCTGTTCAATATGATTACCCTGTTTTTCTTTGGCAGTATTATTGAAAGCTTTTATCGACAGTACTTTTATGATCTGGGCTTTGTTCTGTTTTATCTGGGTGGATTAATCATTGCAATTCTGCCAAGTTACCTTAAACATAAAAATGATAGCCGTTGGGCCAGCTTAGGCGCATCCGGCGCAGTTTCTGCTGTTTTGTTTGCATACATCCTGTTTGAGCCCTGGAAACTGATTTTTGTATTTTTTATTCCGGTACCCGCTATTATTTTTGCAGTTTTATATATAGCGTACAGTATCTGGTCCGGTAAGCGAGGTAACAGTAATATTAACCATAGTGCTCACTTATGGGGTGCTGCTTACGGGGTGATAATGACTGTTATTCTTGAGCCACGCCTGATTCCACACTTTTTGAACAAACTATCACAACTGCCTTCTTTTTAATAATCTGAATGTAGTAATCAATTAAATTTCTTCTTAAAAAAATTGCTTAGTATAGTGACAATTGTTCTAAGCAATTTTCTTACTTACTAAAGCAAAATTTATTCATTTTTCAACGAGTGGCTTTGTCTTAGGCTTGGCAGCAAGCTTATTGCCACTTGATTAGATTATGAAAAAAATTAAACTATTTTTTACCCTTACCAGTTTGGCACTCAGTTTTTCTCTGTCTGGCTGTAATGATGATAAAAACGAAGACAATAAACAGAATAAAATACAGCAGCCTAATATATTGTTTATTATGGCAGATGACTTAGGCTATTCAGATCTGGGAGCATTTGGCAGTGAAATACATACGCCTAATCTGGATGCATTAGCGCAAGCGGGTAAAATTCTTACCGATTATCATACAGCCGCAACCTGCTCTCCTACCCGTTCCCAATTGATTTCAGGTACAGATCATCATCTGGCCGGAATTGGTGCAATGGCAGAACTCACTCCTGCCCATTTAAAAGGTCAACCAGGTTATGAGGGCTATCTGAACGAGCGATCTTTATCAATTGCAGAAGTCTTGCGTGATCATGGTTACCGTACTTATATCAGTGGAAAATGGCATTTAGGCTTGACGCCTGAGAGTAATGCTCATGTCAAAGGATTTGACCGCTCTTTCACCTTGCTTCAGGGCTTGGATTTACATTTTAAAGACGCACCTGCTGCATTTAAACGCACAGCGACTTATACAGAAGACGGGAAAATTATTTCTATCGCAGATTTACCTGATGACTTTTTTTCAACAAATTATTTTACTGATAAATTACTGGAATATCTGGAAAGTGGCAAAAATAGTGGCAAACCTTTCTTTGCTTATGCAGCTTACACCGCACCCCACTGGCCCATACAGGCGCCTGAAGCTTATAGCAATAAATATAAAGGCGTTTATGATGCAGGATATGGGGTCATCCGCGAAAACCGGATTAAACGCCAGAAACAGCTCGGTATTATTCCTCCTGACTTTC harbors:
- a CDS encoding arylsulfatase — protein: MKKIKLFFTLTSLALSFSLSGCNDDKNEDNKQNKIQQPNILFIMADDLGYSDLGAFGSEIHTPNLDALAQAGKILTDYHTAATCSPTRSQLISGTDHHLAGIGAMAELTPAHLKGQPGYEGYLNERSLSIAEVLRDHGYRTYISGKWHLGLTPESNAHVKGFDRSFTLLQGLDLHFKDAPAAFKRTATYTEDGKIISIADLPDDFFSTNYFTDKLLEYLESGKNSGKPFFAYAAYTAPHWPIQAPEAYSNKYKGVYDAGYGVIRENRIKRQKQLGIIPPDFQSATPLATDKLGYGQWTELSPEQRAIEARKMEVYAGMVENLDANIGKIIQYLKANRLYDNTLIFFVSDNGAEGTIRGVSDPSFDASLNAVGTAQSYHYIGPRWAEVSAAPFHLWKETAGEGATIAPAIIKVPNVLSDSQKYHGFTSVLDVLPTVLDFASIPVPQSEYKGRKINTPNGYSWKALLQNKAASVRPADFIFGDELHGNKYLRSGEWKIALQAKPELGTGQWELYNLKNDRGENQNLAEQYPDQVQKLSQLYQQYVQQHGVLEYRK
- a CDS encoding rhomboid family intramembrane serine protease; the encoded protein is MLGLPFNHTVTLIIITVIVSLLAFSNQALMNRLIFWPPAMQKGQYDRFITHGFVHADGAHLLFNMITLFFFGSIIESFYRQYFYDLGFVLFYLGGLIIAILPSYLKHKNDSRWASLGASGAVSAVLFAYILFEPWKLIFVFFIPVPAIIFAVLYIAYSIWSGKRGNSNINHSAHLWGAAYGVIMTVILEPRLIPHFLNKLSQLPSF